A stretch of Halocalculus aciditolerans DNA encodes these proteins:
- a CDS encoding AAA family ATPase has translation MTGPNPDSELVEKFEEFFRRYYSDDVGELARLYPKEQKSLIVEFGDIYKFDTDVADDWLTHPSTVRDAAEEALRLYDLPIDISLGSAHVRLTDTRGAMERESIGDLGAESIGDYVAVRGQLEKVTDKLYRVVEAVFVCQRCGHETTVPQEHGEFQEPYQCASCERQGPFKLDPERSELVNLRKLKVTELPEERSNAQGEDIAVFVEDDLADWGSRENGLPDRAGEEIVALGQYVLDESGTNDNGEFDGWLLGGALHFPEDAARDIDVEEYREEFEAVAAADDTIEQLRDSIAPQLDLDEDVEAAFEGAVAWLFDSYRIEQDGGSFRGNIHMGWIGDPGKGKSTAASRLSHLSPKCEYRSGGSLKKVGLTSAAVQEEFAGKTEWTLQPGILPRANEGHCIIDEVDAVMDAETKSLHDALEGEQMLKVDKAGIKANLPTRTALLALGNPTHGRFDRYEPVAEQVDLDDALIDRMDLLFALTDVVNEERDRSKASHIIGSYRELSEEEVYERGARSEAPRDRETVDQPVADDVFKAMILYARENVFPVLSDEAAEMLEDFYVDVRDLNGGHAEDDDAAIPATPRKLEAGIRIATAFARACLSDTVEPEHAERAIRVSKRVIGLNYDPETGEFDAGRTDEGEPKSQQERRKRIKALIDDLDDAGSGGGAKMEDVLDAAQSEGIGRSQAEHDIDKLGGQGEVMFPAHGEVRTT, from the coding sequence ATGACGGGGCCGAACCCAGATAGCGAGCTCGTCGAGAAGTTCGAGGAGTTCTTCCGCCGCTACTACAGCGACGACGTCGGCGAACTCGCGCGGCTCTACCCGAAGGAGCAGAAGTCGCTCATCGTCGAGTTCGGGGACATCTACAAGTTCGACACGGACGTCGCGGACGACTGGCTCACCCACCCGAGCACCGTCCGGGACGCGGCCGAGGAGGCGCTCCGGCTGTACGATCTCCCGATTGACATCAGCCTCGGGAGTGCGCACGTCCGCCTGACCGATACGCGGGGAGCGATGGAGCGTGAGTCCATCGGCGACCTGGGCGCGGAGAGCATTGGCGACTACGTCGCGGTCCGCGGCCAGCTTGAGAAGGTCACCGACAAACTCTACCGCGTGGTGGAGGCGGTGTTCGTCTGCCAGCGCTGCGGGCACGAGACGACCGTCCCCCAGGAGCACGGAGAGTTCCAGGAGCCCTATCAGTGCGCGTCCTGTGAGCGACAGGGTCCGTTCAAGCTCGACCCAGAACGCTCGGAGCTCGTGAACCTCCGGAAGCTGAAGGTCACCGAACTCCCTGAGGAGCGGTCGAACGCGCAAGGCGAGGATATCGCGGTGTTCGTCGAGGACGACCTCGCCGACTGGGGGTCCCGAGAAAACGGCCTCCCCGACCGCGCCGGCGAGGAGATCGTCGCCCTCGGACAGTACGTCCTCGACGAGTCCGGGACCAACGACAACGGGGAGTTCGACGGCTGGCTCCTCGGCGGCGCACTCCACTTCCCGGAGGATGCCGCGCGCGACATCGACGTCGAGGAGTACCGCGAGGAGTTCGAGGCGGTCGCCGCGGCCGACGACACCATCGAGCAACTCCGCGACTCCATCGCCCCACAACTCGACCTCGACGAGGACGTCGAGGCGGCGTTCGAGGGCGCGGTCGCCTGGCTCTTCGACTCCTACAGGATCGAGCAGGACGGCGGCTCATTCCGTGGGAATATCCATATGGGGTGGATCGGCGATCCCGGGAAGGGGAAGTCGACCGCTGCGTCCCGACTGTCCCACCTCTCGCCGAAGTGCGAGTACCGGAGCGGGGGGAGTCTGAAGAAGGTCGGCCTCACCTCGGCGGCCGTCCAGGAGGAGTTTGCCGGGAAGACCGAGTGGACACTCCAGCCCGGCATCCTCCCACGAGCGAACGAGGGGCACTGCATCATCGACGAGGTGGACGCCGTAATGGACGCTGAAACGAAAAGTCTCCACGACGCCCTGGAGGGCGAGCAGATGCTCAAGGTCGACAAGGCCGGCATCAAGGCGAACCTCCCGACGCGCACGGCACTCCTCGCACTCGGCAATCCGACCCACGGGCGGTTTGACCGTTACGAGCCCGTCGCCGAGCAGGTCGACCTCGACGACGCGCTCATCGACCGGATGGACCTCCTCTTCGCGCTCACCGACGTCGTCAACGAGGAGCGCGACCGCTCGAAGGCCTCCCACATCATCGGGAGCTACCGCGAACTCTCCGAGGAGGAGGTCTACGAGCGTGGCGCTCGAAGCGAAGCCCCCCGGGACCGTGAGACGGTCGACCAGCCCGTCGCCGACGATGTGTTCAAGGCGATGATTCTCTACGCTCGCGAGAACGTCTTCCCCGTCCTCAGCGACGAGGCCGCCGAGATGCTGGAGGACTTTTACGTCGACGTCCGCGATCTCAACGGCGGGCACGCCGAGGACGACGATGCAGCCATCCCGGCGACCCCGCGGAAGCTGGAGGCCGGTATCCGCATCGCGACCGCGTTCGCTCGCGCCTGCCTCTCCGACACCGTCGAACCGGAGCACGCCGAGCGCGCCATCCGTGTGTCGAAGCGCGTCATCGGTCTCAACTACGACCCCGAGACCGGGGAGTTCGACGCCGGCCGCACTGATGAGGGAGAGCCGAAGAGCCAGCAGGAACGCCGGAAGCGCATCAAGGCCCTCATCGACGACCTCGATGACGCCGGGTCTGGGGGTGGTGCGAAGATGGAGGACGTCCTCGATGCCGCACAGTCCGAGGGTATCGGTCGCTCGCAGGCCGAGCACGATATCGATAAACTCGGAGGGCAGGGCGAGGTTATGTTCCCGGCTCACGGGGAGGTGCGGACGACATGA
- a CDS encoding helix-turn-helix transcriptional regulator → MTPNDERILAVLDDADRALTAAEIAEHTGIPRTSVYKSVRRLRNADEIEARPCLWDARKTVYCLETVATG, encoded by the coding sequence ATGACGCCGAATGACGAGCGGATACTCGCCGTGCTCGACGACGCCGACCGCGCGCTCACGGCGGCCGAGATCGCGGAGCACACCGGCATCCCCCGGACGTCGGTGTACAAGAGCGTTCGTCGGCTCCGGAACGCCGACGAAATCGAGGCGCGGCCCTGTCTCTGGGACGCTCGGAAGACGGTCTACTGTCTGGAGACGGTAGCAACCGGTTAG